The Benincasa hispida cultivar B227 chromosome 9, ASM972705v1, whole genome shotgun sequence genome has a segment encoding these proteins:
- the LOC120086952 gene encoding uncharacterized protein LOC120086952 encodes MNDMDHTQILINHNFVVWTQPPNLPPVLPLLENRSMFLQPSQRSLSTPPTSNHGRGFRKGKRPDMRRKDLTATAYKPSNWNELQYQNRLKSRRFYPKKKSNYRFPPFAPRNTTSFLIRAKRSGGIASLVSPYPVTPAVLPTPIFSPLREVLVDMAKEEWGLDGYGSMKGLIRLRSAKDYEDEEEEEEDEVGESGDSDVEGHLEVERRLDHDLSRFEMICPTSGSEEQSTLLESRVDDRDCHISQLEEENLTLKERVFFMERELEDLRTRIQCLETEGWRLQLMDNNKEETAASENAFDNGGNDHAYSEKSINGIGNE; translated from the coding sequence ATGAATGATATGGATCATACTCAGATCTTAATCAATCATAACTTCGTTGTTTGGACTCAGCCTCCGAATTTGCCTCCGGTTCTACCGTTGTTGGAGAATCGAAGTATGTTTCTTCAACCCTCTCAAAGGTCGCTCTCCACACCTCCTACTTCAAATCATGGCCGAGGTTTCAGAAAAGGGAAAAGGCCTGATATGAGGCGAAAAGATTTAACTGCAACAGCGTACAAACCCTCCAATTGGAACGAATTACAGTACCAAAATCGCTTGAAATCGAGGCGTTTCTATCCCAAGAAGAAATCCAACTACCGTTTTCCTCCTTTCGCGCCTCGCAATACCACTTCCTTCTTAATTCGAGCCAAACGATCCGGTGGTATTGCGTCGTTAGTGTCGCCTTATCCGGTCACCCCCGCGGTTTTGCCTACTCCCATTTTTTCGCCTCTGAGAGAAGTTCTTGTTGATATGGCTAAAGAGGAGTGGGGTCTTGATGGGTATGGCTCGATGAAGGGTCTGATTAGGCTTCGGTCGGCAAAAGATTACgaagacgaagaagaagaagaagaagatgaagttggGGAATCTGGTGATAGCGATGTGGAAGGACATTTGGAGGTGGAGAGACGGCTGGATCATGATTTAAGTAGGTTTGAAATGATCTGCCCAACTTCTGGTAGTGAAGAACAGAGTAcccttttggagagtagagtgGACGATCGAGATTGTCACATATCCCAGCTTGAGGAGGAGAATTTGACATTGAAGGAAAGGGTATTTTTCATGGAGAGAGAGTTAGAAGACCTAAGAACAAGGATTCAATGCTTGGAAACTGAAGGTTGGCGCCTCCAACTTATGGACAATAACAAAGAGGAAACTGCAGCATCTGAGAACGCCTTTGATAATGGTGGCAACGACCATGCTTACTCTGAGAAAAGCATTAATGGCATTGGGAATGAATGA